One window of the Acaryochloris sp. CCMEE 5410 genome contains the following:
- a CDS encoding ATP-binding protein: MMPVSAPEIFEHTLPQHVYPQLSLSLADMVRSVPGVAKLLTSVEVGAMVPETQRFTVLTSKSFSALVYEAEKAQLKLTFEPMAITTFLERLYQHCPAGSPLQQRITEVRERQSRKNNDAKLQGQFTLLSLAAMYPGPRAEAVPLAPEVTLHPTANQERLSSQIISQLSQGVELPTLLSMVVEELRHLLQADRLLIYQLSPTAPPGNESHHPVSAQSGSVVHEALASSELPSVLSDQEHLWSIASSESLLKYQQGYTLAIHDVLHNDSVSEPLAKVLDSIQVRALLVTPILVKSELWGLLIAHQCLHPRQWQVQEQDLLKRTAEHVSIAIHQAALQDQVRQHKQTLDKQVEQRTQELHAALLAAQSSNQAKSDFLATMSHELRTPLTCVIGMSATLLRWSLGPLTDKQRSCLQTIHDSGEHLLELINDILDFSHVQSGKATLNVSDFSLTTLVQQLLQVMRDKADAHQVQLKANLKIPPERDRFIADLRRVQQILISLTDNAIKFTPMGGKVTLRVWVETNTVVFQVEDTGIGISPSQLPHLFEKFQQLDGSYHRTYEGAGLGLALAQQCVTLHQGWIDVSSEEGQGSIFTVQLPNQSALFQQEPSSQPLSAGRIVLIEGHEEDATLLCDMLTAANYQVIWMVEASAAIDQIRLLQPIAVIVDAQLPAQGCLSLIRRLRELPGTDQIKIIVLTQEGISKDHQRYLSLGADAYLLKSLQPEDLLRKVNVLLKSASVL, from the coding sequence ATGATGCCTGTTTCAGCACCAGAAATATTTGAGCATACCTTGCCGCAGCACGTCTATCCGCAACTGAGCTTGTCTCTAGCAGATATGGTGCGGTCTGTTCCTGGTGTTGCCAAACTCCTTACCAGCGTGGAGGTTGGAGCAATGGTTCCGGAGACACAGCGGTTTACCGTCCTCACCTCAAAAAGCTTTAGTGCCTTGGTCTATGAAGCGGAGAAAGCTCAACTCAAGCTGACGTTTGAACCAATGGCCATTACGACATTCTTGGAGCGCCTCTACCAACATTGCCCTGCGGGGTCCCCGCTCCAACAGCGGATTACTGAAGTGCGAGAGCGTCAGTCTCGAAAAAATAATGATGCCAAACTTCAGGGGCAATTTACGCTGCTCTCCCTCGCGGCGATGTATCCAGGTCCTAGAGCAGAAGCGGTTCCCTTAGCCCCGGAGGTGACCCTCCACCCCACCGCGAATCAGGAACGTCTCAGCTCTCAAATTATCTCTCAGCTGAGCCAAGGGGTAGAATTACCCACCCTTTTGTCGATGGTGGTGGAAGAACTCCGCCATCTGCTCCAAGCCGATCGTCTACTGATTTATCAACTGTCACCGACTGCTCCGCCTGGTAATGAGTCTCATCATCCGGTTTCTGCTCAATCAGGCTCCGTCGTCCATGAAGCCTTGGCCTCTTCTGAGTTGCCCTCTGTGTTATCTGATCAGGAACATCTGTGGAGCATCGCTTCATCTGAGTCTCTGCTCAAATATCAGCAAGGCTATACCTTAGCGATCCATGATGTTCTGCACAATGATTCTGTTTCTGAACCCTTAGCAAAGGTTTTAGACTCAATTCAAGTGAGAGCATTACTGGTGACCCCAATCTTGGTCAAGTCTGAACTCTGGGGCCTATTAATTGCTCATCAGTGTCTGCACCCCCGCCAATGGCAGGTTCAAGAACAAGATTTACTGAAGCGAACGGCTGAACATGTATCCATTGCCATTCATCAGGCTGCTTTGCAGGATCAAGTTCGGCAACATAAGCAAACCTTAGATAAGCAGGTAGAGCAACGCACCCAAGAACTCCATGCTGCACTGCTCGCAGCACAATCTTCCAATCAGGCTAAAAGCGATTTCCTGGCCACCATGAGCCATGAATTACGCACACCGCTCACCTGTGTGATTGGCATGTCGGCTACTTTATTGCGCTGGTCTTTAGGCCCCCTAACGGATAAGCAACGGAGCTGCCTACAAACGATTCATGACAGTGGAGAACATTTGCTGGAGTTGATCAATGACATTCTTGATTTCTCCCATGTTCAATCCGGTAAAGCCACCCTCAACGTCAGTGATTTTTCCCTCACTACCTTAGTTCAACAGCTTTTGCAAGTTATGCGAGATAAGGCGGATGCCCATCAAGTGCAGCTCAAGGCTAATTTGAAGATTCCCCCGGAGCGAGACCGATTTATTGCTGATTTACGGCGAGTTCAGCAAATTCTGATCAGTCTAACGGATAACGCCATTAAATTTACACCCATGGGGGGGAAGGTGACGTTGCGCGTATGGGTAGAGACCAATACCGTTGTGTTTCAAGTAGAAGATACGGGCATTGGGATTTCTCCCAGTCAACTACCTCACCTGTTTGAAAAGTTTCAGCAACTAGATGGGTCCTACCATCGCACCTATGAAGGGGCTGGCTTGGGGCTGGCCTTAGCTCAGCAATGTGTGACCCTTCATCAGGGGTGGATCGATGTCAGCTCTGAGGAAGGACAAGGGTCGATTTTTACGGTGCAATTACCGAATCAATCGGCTCTGTTTCAACAAGAGCCCTCGTCCCAACCCCTATCAGCCGGACGCATTGTGTTGATAGAAGGCCATGAAGAGGATGCGACCCTGCTGTGCGATATGTTGACGGCGGCGAACTATCAGGTGATTTGGATGGTTGAAGCGTCCGCTGCCATTGACCAAATACGCTTGTTGCAGCCCATTGCCGTGATCGTGGATGCCCAATTGCCAGCCCAAGGCTGTCTGAGCTTAATTCGTCGATTGAGAGAGCTACCGGGTACAGATCAGATCAAAATCATCGTCCTGACTCAGGAAGGGATTTCCAAAGATCATCAACGGTATTTAAGTCTGGGGGCAGATGCTTACTTACTGAAGTCTCTGCAACCCGAAGATCTATTGCGCAAAGTGAATGTGTTATTGAAGTCTGCGTCTGTGCTTTAG
- the guaA gene encoding glutamine-hydrolyzing GMP synthase, with protein sequence MPSQTQQPLSAHPQDSTFAQTPVDRQMIVILDFGSQYSELIARRIRETQVYSEVLSYRTSIEQLRQLNPKGIILSGGPNSVYAQHAPACDPEIWNLGIPVLGVCYGMQLMVQQLGGQVEASDAAEYGKASLIIDDPTDLLTNVEDQTTMWMSHGDSVTALPEGFKVLAHTTNTPQAAVAHHDRQLYGVQFHPEVVHSQGGQALICNFVYHICECEPTWTTEAFVEEAIREVRAKVGNKRVLLALSGGVDSSTLAFLLHRAIGDNLTCMFIDQGFMRKLEPERLVKLFRDQFHIPVEYVMARDRFLERLNGITDPEEKRKRIGHEFIQVFEEESRRLGPFDYLAQGTLYPDVIESADTNVDPATGERVAVKIKSHHNVGGLPKDLRFKLVEPLRKLFKDEVRKVGRSLGLPEEIVNRHPFPGPGLAIRIIGEVTAERLNILRDADLIVRQEVNRSGNYSEFWQAFAVLLPVRSVGVMGDQRTYAYPIVLRFVSSEDGMTADWSRAPYELLETISNRIVNEVKGVNRVAYDITSKPPGTIEWE encoded by the coding sequence GTGCCTTCTCAGACCCAGCAACCTCTCTCTGCTCATCCTCAAGACTCCACATTTGCCCAGACCCCTGTTGACCGGCAAATGATTGTCATTCTTGATTTTGGCTCCCAGTACTCTGAACTTATCGCTCGTCGCATTCGCGAGACCCAAGTCTATTCAGAAGTATTGTCTTATCGCACGTCCATAGAGCAGCTACGACAGCTTAATCCCAAAGGCATTATCTTATCCGGTGGTCCTAATTCCGTTTATGCCCAACATGCTCCTGCCTGCGATCCCGAGATTTGGAATTTGGGTATTCCCGTTTTAGGCGTTTGCTATGGCATGCAGCTGATGGTGCAACAGTTGGGAGGGCAGGTAGAAGCCTCTGACGCAGCCGAATATGGGAAAGCCTCCCTGATCATTGATGACCCTACAGATTTACTCACCAACGTCGAAGATCAAACCACCATGTGGATGAGTCATGGAGATTCCGTGACCGCTTTACCGGAAGGGTTTAAAGTTTTAGCTCACACCACCAACACTCCTCAAGCTGCCGTTGCCCACCATGACCGTCAGCTCTACGGCGTCCAGTTCCACCCTGAAGTGGTTCACTCTCAAGGGGGGCAGGCCCTGATCTGTAACTTTGTCTATCACATTTGCGAATGTGAACCGACTTGGACGACAGAGGCTTTTGTGGAAGAGGCCATTCGCGAAGTTCGGGCCAAGGTCGGGAATAAGCGGGTGCTACTGGCTCTTTCCGGTGGCGTAGATTCTTCGACCCTAGCCTTTCTTCTCCATAGGGCCATTGGCGACAACTTAACCTGTATGTTTATTGACCAAGGGTTTATGCGCAAGCTGGAACCTGAACGTCTCGTCAAACTCTTTCGGGACCAGTTTCACATTCCGGTGGAATATGTGATGGCTCGCGATCGGTTTTTAGAACGGCTGAATGGCATCACCGATCCAGAAGAAAAGCGCAAACGGATTGGCCATGAGTTTATCCAAGTGTTTGAAGAGGAATCCCGACGGTTAGGCCCCTTCGACTACCTCGCCCAGGGCACCCTCTATCCCGACGTGATCGAATCTGCCGATACCAATGTCGACCCAGCCACAGGAGAGCGAGTGGCCGTCAAGATTAAGAGTCACCACAACGTCGGTGGACTACCGAAAGATCTACGATTCAAGTTGGTCGAACCCTTGCGGAAGCTCTTCAAAGACGAAGTCCGTAAGGTCGGCCGCTCCCTCGGGTTGCCAGAAGAGATTGTCAACCGTCATCCATTCCCAGGCCCCGGCTTAGCCATTCGGATTATTGGGGAAGTCACAGCAGAACGCCTGAATATTTTGCGGGATGCTGATTTAATTGTCCGTCAAGAAGTCAATCGGTCCGGGAATTACAGTGAATTTTGGCAAGCCTTTGCCGTTTTATTACCCGTCCGCAGCGTCGGGGTGATGGGAGATCAACGCACCTATGCCTACCCCATTGTCCTGCGGTTTGTCTCCAGCGAAGATGGCATGACCGCTGATTGGTCCCGTGCCCCCTACGAACTCCTAGAAACGATTTCTAACCGAATTGTCAATGAAGTGAAGGGCGTCAATCGAGTTGCCTACGATATCACCTCCAAACCCCCAGGGACCATCGAATGGGAATAG
- the cbiD gene encoding cobalt-precorrin-5B (C(1))-methyltransferase CbiD encodes MPTPPPRAGYTLPVFACAAAIAALHHLYDSIARFQVTLDLINPPQSVEIPIEQVSKLGPRQALAITRSDPGDNLDLTRHTPIWALVEWAAPDQTESIVLLGGEGIGINRNQGDQAAIYSYAQQLLHINLGQHLQPGDRIQVTLILPEGRALAKRTSNEAFGVVEGLSLLGTSGISQPLSAPQQLDQFRIELQQKAIDQKHLVFCVGENGLDIARALGIPREVQIKTANWLGPLLVESGFQGVSSVLLLGYHGKLLKLAGGIFQTHHHLADARLEILTAYAANLGLPSPQIQSLFASPTAEAALQFLMNFDHQTQNRWVDAVYGAITQRIDVRSQTYIHTHCDRTVQVGSALFNRNRQLFAVSAFGTHLLQRFVSNPQIDLNL; translated from the coding sequence ATGCCAACTCCTCCACCCCGCGCTGGCTATACTTTACCCGTTTTTGCTTGCGCTGCTGCGATCGCAGCCCTGCATCACCTCTACGACTCAATTGCGCGGTTCCAGGTGACCCTGGATTTAATCAATCCTCCGCAGTCTGTTGAAATCCCCATTGAACAGGTCTCAAAATTAGGCCCTCGTCAGGCCCTCGCGATTACCCGTAGCGATCCCGGCGATAATTTGGACCTAACGCGTCATACCCCGATCTGGGCCTTGGTGGAATGGGCTGCACCCGACCAAACTGAATCAATTGTTCTACTCGGGGGAGAGGGCATTGGCATCAATCGAAACCAAGGCGATCAAGCTGCCATCTACAGCTATGCCCAACAGCTTCTGCACATCAACTTAGGGCAACATCTCCAGCCAGGAGACCGAATCCAGGTCACGCTGATCCTGCCCGAGGGGCGAGCCTTGGCCAAACGCACCTCCAATGAGGCATTTGGGGTGGTGGAAGGGTTGTCTTTGCTAGGAACATCAGGGATCTCTCAGCCCTTGAGTGCCCCTCAACAGTTAGATCAATTTCGAATTGAGCTTCAACAGAAAGCGATTGATCAGAAACATCTGGTGTTTTGTGTGGGGGAGAATGGTCTAGATATTGCCCGTGCCTTGGGCATTCCTCGTGAAGTTCAGATTAAAACCGCCAACTGGTTGGGGCCGCTGTTAGTAGAATCTGGCTTTCAAGGCGTCTCTTCTGTTCTATTACTGGGGTATCATGGCAAACTGCTGAAGCTGGCGGGGGGGATTTTTCAGACTCACCACCATTTAGCGGATGCACGCTTGGAAATTTTGACGGCCTATGCCGCTAATTTAGGACTGCCCTCCCCCCAGATTCAATCCCTATTTGCTAGTCCAACGGCCGAAGCAGCGCTGCAATTCTTAATGAACTTCGATCACCAAACCCAGAATCGCTGGGTGGATGCTGTCTATGGGGCCATAACCCAAAGAATCGATGTGCGATCGCAAACCTATATCCATACCCATTGTGATCGCACCGTCCAAGTGGGTTCCGCACTCTTTAACCGCAACCGCCAACTGTTTGCAGTCAGCGCTTTCGGCACCCATTTACTGCAGCGTTTTGTCAGCAATCCCCAGATTGACTTAAACTTGTAA
- the psb27 gene encoding photosystem II protein Psb27, whose protein sequence is MKRFVSRLLSLMLVASMFLTGCSLLSPETLLSGDYQQDTIYVIDNLSNAITLPDDDPNKAENQAAAGALISEYVSRYRRKPKLAGSASFMTMATALNGLAGHYNSYPNRPLPQRLKDRLEQEFKQAKIALKRENAA, encoded by the coding sequence ATGAAGCGCTTTGTCTCCCGTCTACTCAGCTTAATGCTTGTAGCCTCGATGTTCTTAACTGGTTGCTCGCTTCTCTCTCCTGAGACCCTCCTATCGGGTGACTATCAGCAAGACACCATCTATGTTATTGACAACCTCAGTAACGCGATCACCTTGCCTGATGATGATCCCAATAAAGCAGAAAATCAAGCAGCAGCCGGTGCGCTGATTAGTGAGTATGTATCTCGGTATCGCCGTAAGCCCAAATTAGCAGGATCTGCTTCCTTTATGACCATGGCAACGGCATTGAACGGCTTAGCTGGACACTATAACTCCTATCCCAACCGTCCTTTACCTCAAAGACTCAAAGATCGTTTGGAGCAAGAGTTCAAACAAGCTAAGATTGCCCTCAAACGGGAAAACGCTGCTTAA
- a CDS encoding twin-arginine translocase TatA/TatE family subunit, whose amino-acid sequence MFGLGWLEVGLIALAAVILFGPKKLPELGASLGKSLRGFKDELQGDSEEEPTED is encoded by the coding sequence ATGTTTGGTTTAGGTTGGTTGGAAGTCGGACTCATTGCCCTCGCGGCAGTTATCCTGTTTGGTCCCAAGAAATTACCTGAACTCGGTGCCTCATTAGGGAAATCCCTGAGAGGTTTTAAAGACGAATTACAGGGCGACTCAGAAGAAGAGCCAACTGAAGACTAG
- the tsaB gene encoding tRNA (adenosine(37)-N6)-threonylcarbamoyltransferase complex dimerization subunit type 1 TsaB produces MHVLGLDTTSSALTLGISNFAQINRYQTWDLGRDISIHLHHYLKDFLAPLSWSDLGWLVVAQGPGSFTGTRIGVVTARTLAQQLNIPLYGVSTLTAQAYAYASSLSKVNEDELIAVEYPGQRGSVYGSLFTWDASTQALSIYKTLQYVELEVWQHLLSTEKIYHHLYPDTVDPQGICQAMISLAHQRWQAGQQPTWQKILPYYGSLAASPPSR; encoded by the coding sequence ATGCACGTTCTTGGCCTCGATACGACTAGCTCAGCGTTAACCTTAGGGATCTCCAACTTTGCGCAAATTAACCGTTATCAAACCTGGGATTTAGGCCGTGATATTTCCATCCACCTGCATCACTATTTAAAGGACTTCCTAGCGCCCCTCTCTTGGTCTGACTTGGGGTGGCTAGTAGTTGCTCAAGGCCCTGGCAGCTTTACTGGTACCCGTATTGGAGTGGTAACAGCACGAACCTTGGCCCAGCAGCTAAATATTCCTCTTTACGGTGTTTCTACCCTGACGGCTCAAGCGTATGCCTATGCAAGTAGCCTATCAAAAGTAAATGAGGATGAGCTGATAGCGGTGGAGTATCCGGGGCAGCGTGGATCAGTCTATGGCAGTCTTTTCACTTGGGACGCATCTACTCAGGCGTTATCGATCTATAAAACCCTCCAGTACGTTGAGCTAGAGGTGTGGCAACATCTTCTATCCACTGAGAAGATTTACCACCATCTTTACCCCGACACCGTTGACCCCCAGGGCATTTGCCAAGCCATGATTTCCTTAGCCCATCAACGATGGCAGGCTGGGCAGCAACCCACCTGGCAGAAAATTCTGCCCTACTATGGCTCCCTCGCAGCTAGTCCACCCTCACGCTAA
- a CDS encoding DUF1361 domain-containing protein: MERILGEYLGEFNGYSGWIVWNLFLAFIPMALSFWLFRWPHRSRTLVWWIALVSFIAFLPNAPYLLTDIIHLVGAARSTNSIWIVTLFFIPLHTFAILAGFEAYVVSLINQGHYLKKQGAGQFVKGAEILVHILCAIGIYLGRFIRFNSWDLITNPKNVLLVSMNELTSKFPVVVVLITVVVLILFYWIMKQITLGLVLRVQHVRRANRGLAPDQDLY; the protein is encoded by the coding sequence ATGGAACGCATTCTGGGCGAATATTTAGGAGAATTTAACGGATATAGCGGTTGGATTGTCTGGAATCTTTTTTTGGCCTTTATTCCCATGGCTTTAAGCTTTTGGCTGTTTCGATGGCCCCATCGGTCGCGAACCCTGGTCTGGTGGATTGCGTTAGTTTCATTTATTGCCTTTTTACCCAATGCCCCCTATCTGCTAACAGACATTATTCATCTGGTGGGGGCAGCGCGCAGTACCAATTCCATTTGGATTGTCACCTTGTTTTTTATCCCCCTCCATACCTTTGCGATTTTGGCAGGGTTTGAAGCCTATGTCGTCTCTTTGATTAATCAGGGACATTACCTCAAGAAACAGGGGGCAGGTCAGTTTGTGAAAGGGGCAGAGATCCTGGTGCATATTCTCTGTGCCATTGGCATTTATCTGGGGCGGTTTATCCGCTTCAACAGCTGGGATCTGATCACCAATCCCAAAAACGTCTTGCTGGTCAGCATGAATGAACTCACTTCAAAGTTTCCGGTTGTCGTGGTTCTAATTACTGTGGTGGTGCTAATTCTGTTCTATTGGATCATGAAACAAATTACCCTGGGTCTTGTGTTGAGGGTTCAGCATGTTCGCAGAGCGAACCGAGGTTTGGCGCCAGATCAAGATCTGTATTGA
- the aspS gene encoding aspartate--tRNA ligase, which translates to MRTHYCSELRNDHVGERVTLCGWVDRRRDHGGVIFLDVRDRTGLIQIVSDPERTPEAYPQADALRNEYVVRIHGEVSRRPDDSLNPRLPTGEVEIYADQIELLNAVHQQLPFQVSTADVESVKEELRLKYRYLDLRRDRMHQNIMMRHRLIQSIRRYLEDQQNFVDIETPVLTRSTPEGARDYLVPSRANPGEWFALPQSPQIFKQLLMVSGFDRYYQIARCFRDEDLRADRQPEFTQLDMEMSFMSQEEIIQLNEDLMRHVFKALKDIDLPKTFPQMTYAEAMERYGTDRPDTRFDLELVNVSDLLADSGFKVFSGAIKKDGQVKVLPIPDGNANISNVRIKPGGDLFSEASAGGAKGLAYIRVKDDGAIDTIGAIKDNLSPEQTAELLERTGAKPGHLLLFGAGPTEIVNASLSRLRLALGAEMKLIDPDQIDLLWITEFPMFEWNADEKRLEALHHPFTAPYPEDEADLKTARAQAYDLVYNGLEIGGGSLRIYQADLQRRVFDAIGLSEKEAQDKFGFLLNAFNFGAPPHGGIAYGIDRLAMLLSGEESIRDTIAFPKTQQARCLLTQAPSSVDQKQLKELQIKSTAEPKK; encoded by the coding sequence ATGCGAACCCACTATTGCAGTGAATTACGAAATGATCATGTGGGTGAACGGGTTACCCTCTGTGGCTGGGTAGACCGCCGTCGCGATCATGGTGGCGTGATTTTTTTGGACGTGCGCGATCGCACCGGTTTGATCCAAATTGTCAGTGACCCGGAACGGACTCCTGAAGCCTATCCCCAAGCCGATGCTCTCCGAAACGAGTATGTCGTTCGGATTCACGGTGAGGTCAGTCGTCGTCCGGACGATTCCCTCAATCCCCGTCTGCCTACCGGAGAAGTTGAAATCTACGCTGATCAGATTGAGCTGCTCAATGCAGTTCACCAGCAGTTGCCGTTTCAGGTCTCAACGGCTGATGTGGAATCGGTCAAAGAAGAGCTGCGCCTCAAGTATCGGTATTTGGATTTGCGACGCGATCGCATGCATCAAAACATCATGATGCGGCATCGGTTAATTCAATCGATTCGTCGCTATTTGGAAGATCAGCAGAACTTCGTAGATATTGAAACCCCCGTCTTAACTCGCTCCACCCCTGAAGGCGCACGAGACTACTTGGTACCCAGTCGAGCCAATCCGGGAGAATGGTTTGCCCTGCCTCAGTCACCTCAGATTTTTAAGCAATTGCTGATGGTGTCTGGGTTTGATCGCTATTACCAAATTGCCCGCTGTTTCCGGGATGAGGACTTACGAGCCGACCGCCAACCTGAATTTACGCAGCTGGACATGGAAATGAGCTTCATGTCCCAAGAGGAAATCATTCAGCTCAATGAAGACTTAATGCGGCATGTCTTCAAGGCCCTCAAAGATATTGACTTGCCGAAGACATTCCCACAGATGACCTATGCCGAAGCCATGGAACGCTATGGCACCGATCGTCCAGATACCCGGTTTGATCTGGAGTTAGTGAATGTCTCTGACTTACTGGCAGACTCAGGATTCAAGGTGTTCTCAGGGGCGATTAAAAAAGACGGACAAGTCAAAGTTCTACCCATTCCCGATGGCAATGCCAATATCTCCAACGTTCGCATCAAACCTGGTGGTGACCTGTTTTCTGAAGCCAGTGCGGGTGGAGCTAAAGGTCTAGCCTATATCCGGGTTAAAGATGATGGTGCGATTGATACGATTGGGGCCATTAAAGACAATCTATCACCAGAGCAAACGGCTGAACTACTTGAACGAACGGGCGCTAAGCCAGGTCATTTACTCCTATTTGGCGCAGGTCCTACAGAAATTGTGAACGCCTCTCTCTCCCGATTACGATTGGCATTGGGGGCAGAAATGAAACTGATTGATCCGGACCAAATCGATCTACTGTGGATAACGGAATTCCCCATGTTTGAGTGGAATGCCGATGAAAAGCGGCTGGAAGCGCTGCACCATCCTTTTACTGCGCCTTACCCAGAAGATGAAGCAGATCTCAAAACGGCCCGTGCCCAGGCCTATGACTTGGTTTATAACGGCCTAGAAATTGGCGGAGGGAGCCTGAGAATTTATCAAGCTGACTTGCAACGGCGTGTGTTTGACGCCATTGGCCTATCAGAGAAAGAAGCTCAAGATAAATTTGGGTTCTTGCTCAATGCTTTTAACTTTGGTGCTCCCCCCCACGGCGGTATTGCCTATGGCATTGATCGCTTGGCGATGCTTCTCAGCGGTGAAGAATCGATTCGTGACACAATTGCGTTTCCCAAAACCCAGCAGGCTCGCTGTTTGCTAACACAAGCACCTTCCAGTGTGGATCAGAAGCAGCTTAAAGAATTGCAGATCAAATCCACGGCTGAACCTAAAAAGTAG
- a CDS encoding PHB depolymerase family esterase, giving the protein MRRFEQAVGCGVCVMASSILLCVGCQASSVTPPNSKIHSAKSLTERVRHEGIQRTYHIYLPEGFNRQKSLPLVLALHGGGGTGRQFDQALSQGQFKTIANQRGVILVFPDGMNRQWSDGRTQHLKRNKSYDDVGFISKVIDRMIDDYGVDAQRVYVTGISNGGFMSVRLALDLSDKIAAIAPVTAQLPLALQHKTSNQPISVMIINGTEDPIVPYQGGHVRLFKFGRSRGEILSTAETIEHFRLRNNCRAKPKKTLLPNKDPNDDTRVEMAQYTGCADQTEVTLVKVIGGGHTWPGGAQYLKPKLIGRVSKDINASAMIIDFFLKHSR; this is encoded by the coding sequence ATGAGGAGATTTGAACAAGCCGTTGGGTGTGGTGTTTGTGTAATGGCGTCATCCATTCTATTGTGTGTCGGATGCCAGGCCAGTTCTGTAACTCCCCCAAACTCAAAGATCCATTCTGCAAAAAGCCTGACGGAACGGGTTAGGCATGAAGGCATCCAGCGAACCTATCATATTTACTTACCTGAAGGGTTTAACCGACAGAAGTCACTGCCATTGGTATTGGCCCTGCATGGAGGAGGTGGAACAGGACGCCAGTTTGATCAAGCGCTTTCTCAAGGCCAGTTCAAGACCATTGCGAATCAGCGAGGAGTTATTTTAGTTTTCCCAGATGGTATGAATCGCCAATGGAGTGATGGGCGAACGCAGCATCTGAAGCGCAATAAATCCTACGATGATGTTGGTTTTATTTCCAAAGTCATTGACCGCATGATAGATGACTATGGCGTTGATGCCCAACGGGTCTACGTTACTGGCATTTCCAACGGTGGGTTTATGTCTGTACGCTTGGCGTTAGATCTATCGGACAAAATCGCTGCGATCGCACCTGTAACTGCACAACTTCCCCTCGCCCTGCAGCATAAGACTTCTAATCAGCCGATTTCAGTCATGATCATCAACGGAACTGAGGATCCGATTGTGCCTTATCAGGGTGGGCATGTTCGTCTGTTTAAGTTTGGCCGCAGTCGTGGTGAAATACTCTCCACGGCCGAAACCATTGAGCATTTTCGTCTTCGCAATAACTGTCGCGCTAAGCCCAAAAAAACATTACTCCCAAATAAGGATCCTAACGACGATACAAGGGTTGAGATGGCGCAATATACGGGGTGTGCTGATCAGACTGAGGTGACGCTTGTAAAAGTTATTGGTGGGGGGCACACTTGGCCTGGTGGTGCGCAGTACCTGAAACCCAAATTGATTGGCAGGGTGTCGAAGGATATCAATGCAAGTGCCATGATTATTGACTTTTTCCTCAAACATTCGCGGTAA